DNA from Solanum stenotomum isolate F172 chromosome 3, ASM1918654v1, whole genome shotgun sequence:
TCCTAACAGGAGAAGATTGGTATACTCAACAAGCAACCAGGGCAGTTAATCAGGCTGTGGGCCGTGTCATTCGTCATAAACATGATTTTGGAGCAATTATATTTTGTGATGAAAGGTATATACCCTTTTTGACCATATTGCAGTCAATATATTGGAGCAATAATCAGGCTGTGGGTCGTGCCAACTTTTCACCAAATTGCTGTCATATATTGGCTGCTCTTTTTTCCTTGTACATATGACCAGAATGCTGCTAGAGTTTATTTGCCTAAGCTGGTAGTGAAATATCTTGCTTACAACTTAGTCAAACCTTTGATACTGGATGGATAGTTGAATGACTTGGTTTCGATTGCTTAAGCTCATTCTGATATTGAATGTCGATACTAAACACACAGTCTTTCATACTGTTGGAATTAAGGGAATTGCCATGAGTCAACTATATCTGTTAAAAGGAAGTTCACAATAGGGGCGTCCCCCACTGCATATTTGCAGAAGTAGAGTTACTGTGTGTCATTTGGTCATCATTCTGCCTGTTGCATAGAGTGACCCATCAATTTTGAAACATCTGTGTTTAACTTCTCCTTTATCTTGAGCAGATTCACATACTCCAATCGTCAGTCACAGATATCACGTTGGATACAACCCCATATCAAGGTTGATTTGTTTTAATTGGTATTTTTTgctctatttttgttttttgttttctttttctaaattatCATCTTTTTGACTGTCCAGTGTCATTCCAAATTTGGGGAAGTAGTCTTTTCATTGACACGCTTTTTTCGTGATGGAAGAATCCGTGGCCCTACAAAGCTAGAAATGATGCTACCAGATGACAAGGGTAAAGTAAAACTAGTAAAAGAAAATCACATTACTCTGTTTTGGCTTAATGTTGCACTCTCTTGCTTGTATTTATTGATGCCATTTTGCCTAGATCACTTGATGTGATACACGTGAGGTACTATATTCTGTGGGAGTAGTCCTAGGTTGACATTAGGATTTACACAGATAGATCTCTCTAGATCAAAGGTTGTGTTGACAACCGGTTTCAGTTTTCTGCTTAGTTATGGTTCAGATATTTTGGGGTGTATATTTATAGGAGTGGGTGAGAGCATTGgttgaaaacaaaaagaatcgGAACTCAAATTAGCAGTTCAGTCTGGTTTTCcagttttggtttggtttcagCGTAGAAGAAATACACCTACATTTGATTGGTTCCGCTGAAAAATCAAGCTAATCAGTGGGTGTGCGTGGACGTGCTTAATAATTTCTTCTCTAACATGCTTCCTGCTCTCCTCCAACTGTAGCTagtctatatataaaataatatagtaagTAGTTAGCTCATGAAAGGTTTGTCCATGTCATGCTTCCGACCGGCAAATGCACCGGTCCGTAAGTGCAAAACTATGGCAAGTGGAGGTGTTAAAAGGGGATGGGGTAAACCTAGAGTTATATGGAAGGAAGTTTTCTCAAAGACCTACAAATTTTTGGATTCAATTCAAACTTAGCTAAAGATAGGGAACAATGTaagaaatagatgaaaaaaggTGATGTTTTTTATCAAGGGAAATTCAGTCACCAAGCAGATGCAGAGAGGCCAGACAGTACAAAAGAAGTGAAATAGCTAGCTCCTGTACAAATGATTCTATGCCAAGGTCAGGGagctaacaaaataaaaaatagtagtCAGCACTATATACGGTGTTGAGATTGTTCCAACTAAAAAGGTTAGCCAAACATTTTGCTTTGAGTGAATAGGTTGGAGTTGAGATGCCATTAAAACACATGCGGTTCCTTTCTGACAGGATACAccaaaagatagaaaaaaaaataggttttgGTCTTGTTAGAGAACTTCTAATATTTGGTACGATGATGACATGAGTTGAGCTTAAATAGAGAAGTGACGATTCATATAGCTGACTtcaacttgtttgggactgGGGCGTAGTTGTTGTTAGCTTATGAATCCCATTTTCACTCATGTTTTTTTGGCACAAACCCTTTTACAGCCAAAATTTGGTTTAGTTTTGGTTGTGATCTAATGGCAGCTCTCTAGTagagtttataaaaaaatctgATATTACAGTTGAATATATGTCACCTTCTTAATTGACAGTTGATTTCTCATTTCACGTACAGTTGAGTAGATTGGATGGTAACTTTTCTTGTTTTGGATACCCAATATCTTTGATGCGACAAGTCAATTGAGGGATTTAGACAAAGCTTAATAAATGAGTTTGTTCAGATTCAATGACTAACTCTGGTGTATTTTATATAAGGCTACAAATTGACAATGATTGCGTAACTCACCTATTTTTGGCAAGTCTATACTCACTCTGTATAAATTGGACGAGTGCATTTCAATTGGAACTTAGTTTAAACTAGTTCAATTTCATTGATGATAGTGTGTAGGTTTATAATTGTATAGAAATCAAAACACCGCTTTGCACGAGCTTCAAAAGAAAGAGAGACCGAGTCACTAAGCAGAGAATTAGATCCGAGAGCAAAAGAGATTATGAAAGTTCTTTCACTGGGCAACCCTGAAACAAGTTCTTCAACTCAATCTATTTGAGCCCGTGAAAGCAGCATAATTTCATGTGTGAAGCATAGTGAGGAAGcaacattttctttcttttcatgctTTTTAGTGATTTTGTCAAATTATTTGTATCTCTGTCTCCTTTCATTAGTTGAGTCAAATAATACCTCCTCACTTCTACACCAatatacccagtgtaatcccacaagggGGGTTTGGGGAAAGTTAGGCTCTTTCCTCACTGAGATAATTgaatttgttattgttattacaTATTACTGTCATTGTTGTTACCTATTGGTTCTGGTTCTCTTGCAGAAACAGTAAAGAGCGTAGGAAACTCTCAGTCTCAACTTCACTTTGAAAAGCTTCTCACCTCTCTGGTAAGCTAATTTAGTGTCGGTGCATCTTTTAAAGTCAATATGACAGTAATGCACattttttctgatttctttCTTCACATGATTCTGTCATAGGTCTCATCAGTGGATTTTCCTGGCTCTACTAATCAATTGTCTTCCTCAGTTAAGCAAGGCAACAGCCCTGGTAGGCTGGAAGACATACTTCCTGCTAATAAATCATCTCTTAGATCTGATAAGCTAGCTAAGATTCTGGCCGTAAAACATGCAAGTAATTTATTGGTCCCTGGACGAAAAGACATGCCAATTAGCAATCAGAAAATAATTGACTTGACGAAACATGAATTGGCTGATGAACCACCAAAAGATGTTGTTGCACCTTGTTCTACGAAGAGGCCTCGGTTAGCATTAACAGGATCTGATTGTCAAAGTGATCATTTTCGAGAGCCTCATGATAGTCCTGACTGTTCCTCAGTTGCCCATCACCTGTTGTCAGAAAGTGGCTTTAGATATTTATTGAATAATAAGAAGTCACAGTACTCTGATAACCAAAGTACACGAAACATTAATTTAGATAGAGCAAACCTTCTTGAAGATGAGAGGACATCACGAAAGACTGCAGGGTTAGTTGACCTGCAAAATGAAGATGGCATTCTTAGCTCTGCACCTTGCAATAATGAGGAGAAAGGATCGGCTTTTCTTGTTCAGGTAAATACTGGAAATTAACTCTTCCTATATCAACCTCTTTTTGTGTACTAGCGTGTGGGACAGCATTTGTCTTTCTTGCTTTAACTGCAGTGGTGGCGTTTCTGTCTTTTTGTCTATCTCAATTTAGTGTCAGTGATGTTGAGCAACTAAAGATTGCCTCTGTATCTCACATAAGTCCCTATGGTTTTTTTGATGACAAACTCcctatgttatttaatttatggtGATATTTCTGCTGTTctgtttgattttcttttgaaaacaCTTTGCTGATTGATATAGGAACCCGTAGCATATCTTGGTATTTTACTATGTTGTATCTATTTCTTGtcacaaattttcttttttctagttTCTGGTTTCACAGGTACTTGAAACTCTGGTACATTAAATAATCATTGACTATTGAGTGAGTGCACAAATGTGACCATGCTGAAGAACCAAGTTGACATAATTATGAAGCAGAAGGAAATTTAATGCATTTCCTCTTTATATGGTAGTGATCTAGGATTTTCTTTGGGTGATTCAAGATTTAGACTAATATGAGAAGACTTAGTAATTCTGGTGTGAAACAGGATCTTCTTCTATCACTAATGGATAAACTGGGATACACCAGTCACTTGGACAAGACTATATAAGACTTACTAAATGCGTCTCTTCGATCTAGCGTATATTCCCTTGCCATTAATGGAGCTCCAGCGTGAAATAATAGGTGGTCTTCACGTATTCAAattctttcactaaaaaggttCAGATTTAACCCCCAATGCTCGACTATGGATTAAAATTACCTTCAATTTGAAGCTCTGTTAGGGGTCAAGGGCAAAAACGGCAAGTCTAAAGGAGGGCAagctttatcaaaaaaattaaaacttaattaaaaaaagtctATAGGAGAGCAAATCTGATTAGTTTCAGATAGAACAGGGGCAAATGTAACCCTTTTCCCTCTTTATATTATTGGACTTTCTTAACATCAACTTCTAAAATTAATCTTTACAAGCTCATTGTTCACAAGTTACTTATCATTGCTTTACCAGAAAGGACAGTATTCCATTGGGCTTGGGATTTTCCCATCTTGAATTTATCTCTTGTAACTGGCAAAGACTTCTACTGTATAAGTAACAAAATTTGGGGTTATTAGTTGAGCGCTTCTGCTGTGATCTCCTATGCAGGTCAGGGAAAAGCTTACTGATACAGAATACCATGAATTCGTCGGGTATATGAAGTCGCTCAAGTCTAAAGCAATGAAGATAGGCCAAGTTCTTCAATCTATCACAAGATTATTTTCTCTTCCTGATAGACTACCTCTCCTTCACAGGTATCATCTCTGCAGTTAGCTATTTTTTCCACTGTTGCATCTGAATTTCAATCTAATTGTTGGTTATGTTGCAGATTTAAGGATTATGTTCCCGCGAAGTACCATTCCTTGTATGATCagtatttaaaaagaaatcatgAAGTAGCTCACTTGTGATGTGCAAAGTCATCTTTATAAAGTTAATGAGTCTTCCGTTCTAATGAGGAAAACTCTCATCCCCCCCCCCCGGCAGGCACACAGCCATGAAGTCTGCCAGTGAGTAGTGCGTCCATGTGATGGATAAGGCAAGGAACAAGAGTAGAAGAGGACAGAAGCAGAGTATACATATCTTGCTAAATTCAATATTCTTGTAATATCGCACTTAAAAGGGAAAACGCCAAGTGATTTCTTCTCATATATTTAACCATTGGTGGTGTGCTGATGAAGGTGGTAAGTGCCCAATGAAATAGTCGAGATGCGTGGAAGTTCGACTGAACACCATTATTGTAAAAAAAGGTGTATTGAAGTTTAATGTTGAATGCTTTGTTGGGAATTCCAATCACAAACTGGAATACCCTCTATAGGCACTTGATTTTTGGACTATTTAATCATCAAGAGCGGATCAAACTGTGTATAGCGTGACTGTTACTCCAGTAGTTTGGGTAAATACCTTTGTTTTGCATCCATTTGAAATACCATTGGATCAacttaatattttatgttttttaccATTTGAGGTTTATAAAGagatttagaaaatataaagaacTGTTGTACTTTTTCTGAGAGGTAAATGGAGTAACACAGCCGCTGAGTATTCCAATAGTTGATCTCAACTAGTTCGAGATTGAAAATGAGGTGTAGTAgttgttattttgtgtttactATTTGTGGTTTATTGCAGTTCAAGCCAAAGAAATTTCGTGCAATGCTTATTTGTACACTAATACTACCTGTTGAAGGAGCTGGGGCGGAGCTAAGTAGGGTTGAAAGTGGGTTCTCGGATAAttacactatttatacatgattaaaattgatttttatgtatatatagtagacgTTGAACTCTtttaacttcttcatctttACTTATTTATATTGTGAATCTCCTTAGTGAAAGTCCTGATTTCGCCACTGAAAGAAGCATAGCTGTTTCGACGGTGACATTCAGTTCTTGATTAAGGGTGCAGGtatgaaaaatgtttaaaaagtgatttttcacATATGTTTTGGAGTTTAttaaacagaaaataatattcaaaaaagtTTGCTGTGACAAACAAAGAGTGGAATCATCCGAGAGTTTTGGAATATGATTTTCCTCTCACCAAAGACCGAGTCCAAAACTTTGGTTCTTAATTAATGAATATATACGATGTGTTCCTGAGGAAAAGAACTTTTAacttaaatcataaataaagtGACGTgaccaaaataataaaaactactGATATTTGCATGTGAAGCAAGAGAAAACAACTCATTGTTTTTTACCCactaaattataaattaaaccAGTGACTGATTTCTTACGTTAAGTATTCCTTTGGTTTAATTCCCCACCCAATGGTCGAACATTCCGTGATATCGCCGGTACTCTGCCGGAGTTTTCACGCAAAACGACGATCTGATCCACAAACGCACTAAGTATGTACTTGTACGATTTCTTATCGTTCAAATTTAGGTAACAAAACAATAGCTCTTCCATGAATTCCCAATTGATTTTGCCTTGATCGTTCAACCTAGCCTCCATCATCTCCTGCATCGATTGCCTGAAATCGTCGTACGGACTCGGAGAATACGTTACTAGTGTAATAAAATCATCCGCATTCAGTGTTTCCTTTGAGTATTCAGTCCTAATTGCCGATAATTCATTTGAATTGGTGTTGGTCGCGGTGGTGATGGCTGAGGTGGATCCAGTGTCGTCAGAAACTGTCATGCTCGTCCGTGCTTCTTCAATTAGGGAGCTTGACGAACCAGGTGCAACGAAAAAACGACGAGATCCGGTGTGATTTAATGGTGGAATGACGTACCTGTTGTTGAAGATATAATTAAGTACTCATTTCAAATGAGACGAGCGCTTTTAGTcaaataaaagagttaaaaaactcaaaatgtgTAATACCTTGGAGACTCAGACAATGAATTTGGACTTCCtgcaatttcttcttttttgccTTTCTTCAGGATGCTAGTATTAGCTTCAGCTTCATTATCGTCATCTTTGTAATAAAAGGATTTAAAGTTCTCAAAGACGAAACGATCAACATCTGCAAGTGTTGCAGCGTCGTTTTCGCCTTGTACATTCTTCTCTTTGCGATCAACGGTGGAAAATGAAGGCGTTTTGGGGTGCCTACACCCGCGGAGCAACCAGCTAGTGGACGatgagagagtcttattggCGGAATTAGTAGTTTGTTGTGGTGTgggtttattttttttctttgtgagGTAATCTGAAAGAGATTTTTGGAGTTGCTTAGGCATTATGCTTTGATTTCTCTGTTTTTGGCACTTTTCTCTGCTTTGTGTTGTGATTAGTAAATATGAGAATTGGGGATAAAGAGtacaaattaaatgaaaaaatatgaaacgGTTTAGACATAATTAATTAGTCTAATTAATGAAGTGCTTAATGGATGGTTATTGATTATGAAGAAACGTACtaagattttgtttttttgtttatgttCTTTTGGGAATGGTGGGGAAGAGGGCATTAATTCTCAATTTTCTATTTTGTAAATCCGATATTTTAAAGTGTCAGGTTAATTGTGAATACGAGCTAATATACACACAAAAAGAAAACTGgtcaattatgaaaaaaaagacTTGTTTTTATCATAATGCGATTAAATTGGTATTTTTACCTATGCTGTTTTGTTTCATGTAATAGGCTCGTCTGTACCATTTTCCGTTTGTGATGCAATTAGTGTAATCTTTTCCCTAAAAGAGTTATTAGATCTAGGGGTGTGTATCGATCGATttggttttatgtattatcaaTTCGGTTTATCAGTTTTCGATTTGTTAAATACGTCAAACCAATACGATAATtttttatcggtttttggtttatCAATTTTAGTCCTTAACGGTTCGGATTTCGATTTacccaataaaaaaatacttataaaataaatatatgacttcgCTAATAAATTTGACGTAACAacacaataatgtaactttacaaatgcacataaaatagaaacaatataGAACTGTACAAGTGTAACGAAAAGAGAAATAGGGTTTTTACTTAGATTTTAACGTTTTGTATAATGTCAAGTTGTGAACTCAAAGTCATTGTGAAGTGTGAATTTAAAGGCTAAAGGACAAAAACAATAACTAATAAGGtattgagattaatatataatatttatatacaagtaaaagtagtaaatt
Protein-coding regions in this window:
- the LOC125857733 gene encoding transcription repressor OFP14, with the protein product MPKQLQKSLSDYLTKKKNKPTPQQTTNSANKTLSSSTSWLLRGCRHPKTPSFSTVDRKEKNVQGENDAATLADVDRFVFENFKSFYYKDDDNEAEANTSILKKGKKEEIAGSPNSLSESPRYYTYVIPPLNHTGSRRFFVAPGSSSSLIEEARTSMTVSDDTGSTSAITTATNTNSNELSAIRTEYSKETLNADDFITLVTYSPSPYDDFRQSMQEMMEARLNDQGKINWEFMEELLFCYLNLNDKKSYKYILSAFVDQIVVLRENSGRVPAISRNVRPLGGELNQRNT